A region from the Pelobates fuscus isolate aPelFus1 chromosome 1, aPelFus1.pri, whole genome shotgun sequence genome encodes:
- the LOC134576903 gene encoding olfactory receptor 5G29-like: MEKGNQTTVSEFILLGVTNNPNMQIFLFVLFSLIYIITAFGNIGIVVIITVISDLHSPMYFFLSNLSACDLCYSTAVTPKFLHDMFLQRKSISFIGCAFQLYFFTFFASTESYMLSAMAYDRYVAICHPLLYIVIMNRTTCILLLTAVYTGGFLTAGIDTYTTITLPFCGPNTINHFYCDIPPLMELACSDSYINKTIIFVMVFVLGFVSVLVILASYTYIFFTIIKIRSIEGKQKAFSTCSSHLLCVSIFYGTIFFVYLRPPSGYSVTQNKVISVFYTMVIPMLNPIIYSLRNTEVQETVRSSVKKLLSA; encoded by the coding sequence ATGGAAAAAGGAAACCAGACTACTGTAAGCGAGTTTATCCTTTTAGGAGTTACCAACAATCCAAACATGCAAAtattcctttttgttttattctcGTTGATATATATTATTACTGCTTTTGGAAATATTGGCATCGTTGTTATAATCACAGTAATTTCTGACTTGCACAGCCCAATGTATTTCTTTCTTAGTAACTTGTCTGCCTGTGATCTTTGTTATTCTACTGCTGTTACTCCAAAATTTTTGCATGATATGTTTTTACAGAGAAAATCCATTTCTTTTATTGGATGTGCATTTCAACtgtacttttttacattttttgccaGCACTGAAAGCTACATGTTGTCTGCAATGGCATATGATCGCTATGTAGCTATATGTCACCCTCTTCTATATATAGTAATAATGAACAGGACTACATGTATACTTCTTCTTACTGCTGTATATACTGGTGGTTTCCTCACTGCAGGAATTGATACCTATACTACTATAACTTTACCTTTCTGTGGACCTAATACAATCAACCACTTTTATTGTGATATCCCTCCTCTAATGGAGCTCGCATGTTCAGATTCCTACATAAACAAAACCATTATATTTGTTATGGTATTTGTACTAGGGTTTGTTTCTGTTCTAGTTATCTTGGCTTCCTATACCTACATTTTCTTTACCATAATCAAGATTCGATCCATTGAAGGCAAACAGAAAGCTTTTTCAACATGTAGTTCCCACCTTTTGTGTGTCTCCATTTTTTATGGGACAATTTTTTTCGTGTACCTTCGTCCACCCTCTGGTTATTCTGTTACACAAAACAAAGTGATCTCTGTTTTTTATACAATGGTAATCCCAATGCTAAACCCAATCATCTATAGCTTACGGAACACAGAAGTACAGGAAACCGTGAGATCTTCTGTTAAGAAACTATTATCTGCATAA